In the Gemmatimonadota bacterium genome, one interval contains:
- a CDS encoding RagB/SusD family nutrient uptake outer membrane protein → MRSIALLGALTFSVVGCNADKLNVPNYNAPSVDALSKDPNGIQLLATGILVSERGALAGYNRDVGIFGREVYNYFTTDARNVSNYLVGLANPQRLDPGGFASGNWAGRYQNMKNALAIVDAANASNLSAAQKSAVEGWAKTWYALDLLYLIATRDSIGVPTEIPSTPSTPAPFVARAQVYQRIIATLDTAKTKLAAGGAAFPFAMHSGFAGFDTPANFLKFSRALAAKANVIYGSLGCGNTCYAAAVTALGESFLSTTATLASLNTGPQHIYSTATGDATNANSFVQQNFIYAHKQAVTIAQKQADGVTLDDRVARKLVKLATPVFPPLNTNIAAEYRFDIWQTPSSPAAIIRNEELLLLRAEALWAQGQTGPALADLNLVRTTSGKLPALAALPTGAAGLDLIAYEKHQSLLFEGSRWVDMRRWGRLGQLPIDTPGMFVAKVMPIPQAECDARRPVGAPASVTPRGCEGNL, encoded by the coding sequence ATGAGGTCCATTGCGCTCCTCGGAGCGCTCACGTTCAGCGTCGTCGGGTGCAACGCCGACAAGCTCAACGTGCCGAACTACAACGCGCCCAGCGTCGACGCCTTGTCGAAGGATCCCAACGGGATCCAGCTGTTGGCGACGGGAATCCTCGTTTCGGAGCGTGGCGCGCTCGCGGGCTACAACCGCGACGTCGGCATCTTCGGACGCGAGGTGTACAACTACTTCACGACCGACGCCCGTAACGTGTCGAACTACCTGGTGGGGTTGGCCAACCCCCAGCGTCTCGATCCGGGTGGTTTCGCCAGCGGCAACTGGGCTGGCCGTTACCAGAACATGAAGAACGCGCTTGCCATCGTCGACGCGGCCAACGCCTCGAACCTGAGCGCGGCCCAGAAGTCGGCGGTCGAAGGATGGGCCAAGACGTGGTACGCGCTGGATTTGCTGTACCTCATCGCGACGCGCGACTCGATCGGCGTCCCGACCGAGATCCCGAGCACGCCGAGCACGCCCGCGCCGTTCGTGGCCCGCGCGCAGGTGTACCAGCGCATCATCGCCACGCTCGACACGGCGAAGACCAAGCTGGCAGCTGGTGGTGCGGCGTTCCCCTTTGCCATGCACTCCGGCTTTGCGGGGTTTGACACGCCGGCCAACTTCCTCAAGTTCAGCCGGGCCCTCGCCGCCAAGGCCAACGTGATCTACGGCTCGCTCGGCTGCGGCAACACCTGCTACGCGGCCGCCGTGACCGCGCTCGGCGAGTCGTTCCTCTCCACCACGGCGACGTTGGCGTCGCTGAACACGGGGCCGCAGCACATCTATTCAACGGCCACCGGTGACGCAACCAACGCCAACTCGTTCGTGCAGCAGAACTTCATCTACGCACACAAGCAGGCCGTCACGATCGCCCAGAAGCAGGCCGATGGCGTGACGCTCGACGACCGCGTGGCCCGCAAGCTCGTCAAGCTTGCGACGCCGGTCTTCCCGCCGCTCAACACGAACATCGCGGCGGAGTATCGCTTCGACATCTGGCAGACCCCGAGCTCGCCGGCCGCCATCATCCGCAACGAGGAGCTCCTCCTCCTGCGCGCTGAGGCGCTGTGGGCACAAGGACAGACGGGTCCGGCGCTTGCCGACCTCAACCTCGTGCGCACCACGTCGGGCAAGCTACCAGCCCTTGCGGCGCTCCCCACGGGTGCGGCTGGCCTGGACCTGATCGCGTATGAAAAGCACCAGTCGCTCCTGTTCGAAGGATCGCGCTGGGTCGACATGCGTCGCTGGGGTCGCCTCGGTCAGCTGCCGATCGACACGCCAGGGATGTTCGTCGCCAAGGTCATGCCGATCCCGCAGGCGGAGTGCGATGCGCGCCGCCCGGTCGGGGCGCCGGCGAGCGTCACGCCGCGTGGCTGCGAGGGGAACCTCTAG
- a CDS encoding RagB/SusD family nutrient uptake outer membrane protein, with amino-acid sequence MAIIRNEELLLLRAEALWAQGQTGPALADLNIVRTTSGKLAPLASLATGATGLDALMYEKHLSLLFEGTRWVDMRRWGHIGQLPIDRAGQFVAKVMPIPQAECDARRPIGAPASVLPRGCEGNL; translated from the coding sequence GTGGCCATCATCCGCAACGAGGAGCTCCTCCTCCTGCGGGCCGAGGCGCTGTGGGCGCAGGGCCAGACCGGCCCGGCACTCGCCGACCTCAACATCGTTCGCACCACCTCGGGCAAGCTCGCGCCGCTCGCCTCGCTCGCCACGGGCGCGACTGGTCTCGACGCGCTCATGTACGAGAAGCACCTGTCGCTCCTTTTCGAAGGGACGCGTTGGGTCGACATGCGCCGCTGGGGCCACATCGGGCAGCTGCCGATCGACCGCGCCGGCCAGTTCGTCGCCAAGGTCATGCCGATCCCGCAGGCGGAGTGCGATGCACGCCGTCCGATCGGGGCGCCGGCCTCCGTCCTGCCGCGCGGCTGCGAGGGCAACCTCTAG
- a CDS encoding CPBP family intramembrane metalloprotease: MAAASPIAAPNATLPATRRGYWHESRSPRYSLTFAIPLLVLYEALAAALSQDANGVRNGADVLLKSAFQAVLGGRGQLVFGVVLVGTMVAFIVRDLRRSPGGLKGSTFVGMLVESVVLAALFGTVVGLLTAQLVGALVGGGQATGLAMGALDGVGWPTALMVSLGAGLYEELLFRVILVSVLLWSAKKLFGWGPVASGIFATLTAALIFSAFHYVGPFGDRLELGSFAFRAIAGVAFSALYIVRGFGITAWTHALYDVMLLVTRG; encoded by the coding sequence ATGGCCGCCGCTTCTCCCATCGCCGCCCCCAACGCCACCCTCCCCGCCACACGACGGGGCTACTGGCACGAGAGCCGCTCTCCGCGCTACTCGCTGACCTTCGCCATCCCGCTCCTCGTACTCTACGAGGCGCTCGCCGCCGCGCTCTCGCAGGACGCCAACGGTGTGCGCAACGGCGCCGACGTCCTCCTCAAGTCGGCCTTCCAGGCGGTGCTCGGCGGGCGCGGACAGCTCGTTTTCGGCGTGGTCCTCGTGGGGACCATGGTCGCGTTCATCGTGCGCGACCTGCGGCGTTCACCCGGTGGGCTCAAGGGCTCCACTTTCGTCGGGATGCTTGTCGAATCGGTCGTGCTAGCGGCGCTCTTCGGCACCGTGGTGGGCCTCCTGACCGCGCAGCTGGTGGGTGCACTGGTTGGCGGCGGTCAGGCGACCGGGTTGGCGATGGGCGCGCTGGATGGCGTCGGATGGCCCACCGCGCTGATGGTCTCGTTGGGAGCCGGGCTGTACGAGGAACTCCTCTTCCGCGTGATCCTGGTCTCGGTCCTCCTCTGGTCGGCCAAGAAGCTCTTCGGATGGGGGCCCGTCGCCTCGGGCATCTTCGCCACGCTCACGGCGGCGCTGATCTTTTCGGCCTTCCACTACGTGGGACCATTCGGCGATCGACTGGAGCTGGGAAGCTTCGCCTTCCGCGCCATCGCCGGTGTGGCGTTCAGCGCGCTGTACATCGTGCGCGGCTTTGGGATCACGGCGTGGACGCATGCGCTGTACGACGTGATGCTGCTGGTCACGCGCGGGTAG
- a CDS encoding M20/M25/M40 family metallo-hydrolase — protein sequence MSRYLHRASSTRVFALALVSAAATLTACSRSATIANGGATPFRSTTVDSAYVLSLLTALSHDSMAGRMTGAPGSARAARMIGEQMQRIGLTPAGDSGFFQRVPLYQVQRTMGNQTRTVPALAASFAALDTISAARRLTGVNVVGVMRGSDAALAGEAILVDAHYDHLGTTTAVDGDSVFNGADDDASGTIAVLEIARVLAAGPRPKRTIIFAATTGEEVGLLGTRWYIQHPVHPLDRTVANLEIEMIGRPDSLAGGRGKGWLTGYERSTMGEALAAAGIPLVPDKRPEQNFFMRSDNIAFARLGIPAHTLSSFNLHADYHRRTDDASRADAGHMAQVIDAAARAVRLLADGPKPEWKPGGQPGPAAPRRQ from the coding sequence ATGTCCCGATACCTCCATCGCGCCTCATCCACGCGCGTCTTCGCGCTCGCGCTCGTGTCCGCCGCGGCCACGCTCACTGCCTGCTCGCGCTCGGCGACGATCGCCAACGGCGGCGCCACGCCGTTTCGCAGCACGACGGTCGACTCCGCCTACGTGCTCTCGCTCCTGACGGCGCTCTCGCACGACTCCATGGCTGGCCGAATGACCGGCGCGCCGGGCTCCGCACGCGCGGCCCGCATGATCGGCGAGCAGATGCAGCGCATCGGACTTACCCCGGCGGGTGATTCGGGCTTCTTCCAGCGGGTTCCGCTCTATCAGGTGCAACGCACCATGGGGAACCAGACGCGCACGGTGCCGGCGCTGGCCGCGTCGTTCGCGGCGCTGGATACCATCTCCGCCGCGCGCCGCCTCACCGGGGTGAACGTGGTCGGCGTGATGCGCGGGAGCGACGCCGCGCTGGCCGGCGAGGCCATCCTGGTCGATGCGCATTACGATCACCTGGGCACCACCACCGCCGTCGACGGCGATTCCGTCTTCAACGGCGCCGATGACGACGCCTCGGGGACCATCGCCGTGCTGGAGATTGCCCGCGTCCTGGCCGCCGGCCCGCGCCCCAAGCGCACCATCATCTTCGCCGCCACCACCGGCGAGGAAGTCGGCTTGTTAGGCACGCGCTGGTACATCCAGCACCCCGTGCACCCGCTTGACCGCACCGTGGCCAACCTCGAGATCGAGATGATCGGGCGACCGGACTCGCTCGCCGGCGGGCGAGGGAAGGGGTGGCTCACCGGCTACGAGCGCTCGACGATGGGCGAGGCGCTGGCGGCGGCCGGGATTCCGCTCGTCCCCGACAAGCGCCCCGAGCAGAACTTCTTCATGCGGAGCGACAACATCGCCTTTGCGCGCCTCGGCATCCCGGCGCACACGCTGTCGTCCTTCAACCTGCACGCCGACTACCACCGGCGCACCGACGATGCGTCGCGCGCCGATGCCGGGCACATGGCGCAGGTGATCGACGCGGCCGCGCGCGCCGTGCGCCTCCTGGCCGACGGCCCCAAGCCGGAGTGGAAGCCCGGCGGGCAGCCCGGCCCGGCCGCGCCGCGCCGCCAGTAG
- a CDS encoding aminotransferase class I/II-fold pyridoxal phosphate-dependent enzyme produces the protein MHLETVAVHAGHAPDPTTGAVAEPLHLSTTFLRAPDGTYPSGYVYSRDRTPNRSALETALAALDGGADAAAFSSGQAAVAAVLQSLAPGDHVICPNAVYYGTKKLLAQVFAPWGLEYSIVDTTDLEAVRAAVRPRTTLVWVETPSNPTLAITDIAGCAAIAHAAGARLAVDNTWATALGQRSLALGADLVMYSTTKYYGGHSDTLSGALVTARADDLWERIRLVQSSVGSVAAPFDCWLVHRGIASLPCRLRQHTHNAEMVAAFLDSHARVEATHYPGLPAHPGHAVAARQMQLFGGMVSFQVQGSAADALAVAGRLRIFTQATSLGGVESLVEHRKSVEGPESPTPDNLLRLSVGLEHATDLVEDLRQALG, from the coding sequence TTGCACCTGGAGACGGTTGCCGTCCACGCCGGCCACGCCCCCGATCCCACCACCGGGGCCGTGGCCGAGCCGTTGCACCTGTCGACGACCTTCCTGCGGGCCCCCGACGGGACCTACCCGAGCGGCTACGTCTACTCGCGCGATCGCACCCCCAACCGCTCCGCCCTCGAGACGGCGCTCGCCGCGCTCGACGGGGGCGCCGACGCGGCGGCGTTCTCGTCGGGGCAGGCGGCGGTGGCGGCCGTCCTGCAGTCGCTCGCCCCGGGCGATCACGTGATCTGCCCGAACGCCGTGTACTACGGCACCAAGAAGCTCCTCGCGCAGGTCTTTGCCCCATGGGGGCTCGAGTATTCGATCGTCGACACGACCGACCTCGAGGCCGTGCGCGCGGCGGTTCGTCCGCGCACGACCCTCGTGTGGGTCGAGACGCCGTCCAACCCCACCTTGGCCATCACCGACATCGCCGGCTGCGCCGCCATCGCCCACGCGGCGGGGGCCCGCCTTGCGGTCGACAACACCTGGGCCACCGCGCTGGGGCAGCGGTCGTTGGCGTTAGGCGCGGACCTGGTGATGTACTCGACCACGAAGTACTACGGCGGCCACTCCGACACGCTGAGCGGCGCCCTCGTGACCGCACGCGCCGACGACCTGTGGGAACGCATCCGCCTGGTGCAAAGCTCGGTGGGCTCCGTCGCCGCTCCCTTCGACTGCTGGCTCGTGCACCGCGGCATCGCCTCGCTCCCCTGTCGCCTGCGCCAGCACACCCACAACGCCGAGATGGTCGCGGCGTTCCTCGACTCGCACGCACGCGTCGAGGCCACGCACTATCCGGGGCTCCCCGCCCACCCGGGGCACGCCGTCGCCGCTCGCCAGATGCAGCTCTTTGGCGGGATGGTCTCGTTCCAGGTGCAGGGGAGCGCCGCCGACGCGCTGGCCGTCGCCGGCCGGCTCCGGATCTTCACCCAGGCCACATCGTTAGGTGGCGTGGAGAGCCTCGTCGAACATCGCAAGTCCGTCGAGGGGCCCGAGTCCCCAACCCCAGACAACCTCCTCCGCCTCTCCGTCGGCCTCGAACACGCCACCGACCTGGTCGAGGACCTTCGGCAGGCGCTGGGGTAG
- a CDS encoding SIMPL domain-containing protein gives MDDRKSQYLYGFAALGLSIALGLFFVSGALKDIRRGNEEVTVTGSARRPIRSDFVVWRLSVAVQSASIQAASAELTRGTDRVREFLKAEGVNDSLLTVKPVEAMGISETLPDGRETGRVIATRLSQAFEIRSRDVDGITRVSQRASSLIADGVPLQASSPEYLYTKLADVRAGLLEDATRDAKQRAEAIAKSSGATVGAVRDARMGVFQITPRFSTEISDYGVNDVSSIDKDVTAVVRATFQLR, from the coding sequence ATGGATGACCGCAAGTCCCAATACCTCTACGGCTTCGCCGCCCTCGGCCTCAGCATCGCCCTCGGCCTCTTCTTCGTCTCCGGCGCCCTCAAGGACATTCGCCGCGGCAATGAAGAGGTCACCGTCACCGGCTCGGCCCGCCGCCCCATCCGCTCCGACTTCGTCGTCTGGCGGCTGAGCGTCGCCGTGCAATCGGCGTCCATTCAAGCAGCGTCGGCCGAGCTCACGCGCGGCACCGACCGCGTGCGCGAATTCCTCAAGGCCGAGGGGGTCAACGATTCGCTCCTCACGGTCAAGCCGGTCGAGGCGATGGGGATCTCCGAGACGCTCCCCGATGGGCGCGAGACGGGGCGCGTCATCGCCACCCGCCTCTCACAGGCGTTCGAGATCCGCAGCCGCGATGTCGATGGGATCACCCGCGTCTCCCAGCGTGCCAGCTCCCTCATCGCCGACGGCGTCCCGCTCCAGGCGTCGTCGCCGGAGTACCTCTACACCAAGCTCGCCGACGTGCGCGCCGGCCTCCTCGAGGACGCCACGCGCGACGCCAAGCAGCGCGCCGAGGCGATCGCCAAGAGCTCGGGTGCCACGGTGGGCGCCGTGCGCGACGCGCGCATGGGCGTCTTCCAGATCACCCCCCGCTTCTCCACCGAAATCAGCGACTACGGGGTGAACGACGTCAGCAGCATCGACAAGGACGTCACGGCGGTGGTGCGGGCGACGTTTCAGCTGCGGTGA
- a CDS encoding PAS domain S-box protein: MSVPMVVRGEETPDALRFPVPPSAMPESDASHYRAIFEHSLEAILLTTFDGEVLAANGEAGKLFLREPGEMVGLGTRDLTDPRDDRVHSALATRRKTGRFAGVVTMRRKDDSPFEAEITSTVFRDAHGTPLTYVFLRDVTERRAAEQALLASEHRYRSLIETTGSVLIGIAPDGMVIEWNREAERLFGYARREVLGRDYFALMSDEARREAMRHEVIRVLAGDTPRPREDAIVSRRGDARTVLWTVTRLLDVNSRPLGVIASGQDITERKRLEQQMQHAQKLESLGVLAGGIAHDFNNLLVGILGNASLALMDVEPTSELHELLRDVETAALRAADLTKQMLAYSGRGRFVVRPLDLSALVSEMAHLLQTVISKKASLQFDFGREVPPVEADATQVRQVVMNLITNASDALSGENGTIALRTGVMWADREALQSPYMDYDLDEGVYAFVEVADTGIGMTPETMQRIFDPFFSTKFTGRGLGLAATLGIVRGHHGTITVDSTPGEGTTFRVLFPVSVPGTPGTNRTPAAREGDLRGSGVILVVDDDPTVCEVSRAMLERHGYQVCVATDGVEGLDAYRRERDAVQLAVIDLTMPRMGGEELVAAIRAIDSELPIVLMSGFSESEVSGRFAPGFVTACIQKPFRVEELDAVLRTALDA; encoded by the coding sequence GTGTCTGTCCCGATGGTCGTTCGAGGGGAAGAGACGCCCGACGCACTTCGCTTTCCGGTACCGCCCTCGGCGATGCCGGAGTCCGACGCGTCGCACTATCGGGCGATCTTCGAGCATTCGCTCGAGGCGATCCTCCTGACCACGTTCGACGGCGAGGTGCTGGCGGCGAACGGGGAGGCGGGAAAGCTCTTCCTGCGCGAACCCGGCGAGATGGTGGGGCTCGGCACACGCGACCTGACCGACCCGCGCGACGACCGCGTGCACTCGGCGCTCGCCACGCGTCGCAAGACGGGGCGCTTCGCCGGGGTCGTGACGATGCGGCGCAAGGACGATTCCCCATTCGAGGCCGAGATCACCTCGACGGTGTTCCGCGACGCGCACGGCACGCCGTTGACGTACGTCTTTCTTCGCGACGTGACGGAACGCCGGGCGGCGGAGCAGGCGCTGCTGGCGAGCGAGCATCGGTACCGCTCGCTGATCGAGACGACCGGGAGCGTGCTGATCGGCATTGCGCCTGACGGCATGGTGATCGAGTGGAACCGTGAGGCGGAGCGGTTGTTCGGCTATGCCCGGCGCGAGGTGCTGGGGCGCGACTACTTCGCATTGATGAGTGACGAGGCGCGTCGGGAGGCGATGCGGCACGAGGTCATCCGCGTGCTGGCGGGCGACACGCCGCGCCCGCGCGAGGACGCGATCGTCTCGCGGCGCGGCGACGCGCGCACGGTGCTGTGGACGGTGACGCGGCTGCTGGACGTGAACTCCCGACCGTTAGGCGTGATCGCCAGCGGGCAGGACATCACCGAGCGCAAGCGCCTCGAGCAGCAGATGCAGCATGCGCAGAAGCTGGAGAGCCTGGGGGTGCTGGCCGGGGGGATCGCCCACGACTTCAACAACCTGCTGGTGGGGATCCTCGGGAACGCGTCGCTGGCGCTGATGGACGTGGAGCCGACCTCGGAGCTGCACGAACTCCTGCGCGACGTGGAGACGGCGGCGCTGCGCGCGGCCGACCTCACGAAGCAGATGCTCGCCTACTCCGGGCGCGGGCGCTTCGTGGTGCGCCCGCTCGACCTCTCGGCGCTGGTGTCGGAGATGGCGCACCTGCTGCAGACGGTGATCTCGAAGAAGGCGTCGTTGCAGTTCGACTTCGGGCGTGAGGTACCGCCGGTGGAGGCCGACGCGACGCAGGTGCGACAGGTGGTGATGAACCTGATCACGAACGCGTCGGACGCGCTGTCGGGAGAGAACGGGACGATCGCGCTGCGCACCGGAGTGATGTGGGCCGATCGTGAGGCACTGCAATCGCCGTACATGGACTACGACCTCGACGAAGGGGTGTACGCCTTCGTGGAGGTGGCGGACACGGGGATCGGGATGACGCCGGAGACGATGCAGCGCATCTTCGACCCGTTCTTCTCGACCAAGTTCACCGGGCGCGGACTGGGGTTGGCGGCGACGTTAGGCATCGTGCGCGGCCACCACGGGACGATCACCGTGGACAGCACCCCCGGCGAGGGGACGACCTTTCGCGTCCTCTTCCCCGTGAGCGTCCCAGGGACGCCCGGGACGAACCGGACCCCGGCGGCGCGCGAGGGCGACCTGCGCGGGAGCGGCGTGATCCTCGTCGTCGACGACGACCCGACGGTGTGCGAGGTGTCGCGTGCGATGCTGGAGCGCCACGGCTACCAGGTGTGCGTGGCCACCGACGGCGTGGAGGGGCTCGACGCCTACCGGCGCGAACGCGACGCGGTGCAGTTGGCGGTGATCGACTTGACGATGCCGCGGATGGGGGGCGAGGAGCTGGTCGCCGCGATCCGCGCGATCGACTCGGAGCTCCCCATCGTGCTCATGTCGGGCTTCAGCGAGAGCGAGGTCAGTGGCCGCTTTGCGCCGGGCTTCGTCACGGCGTGCATCCAGAAGCCGTTTCGGGTGGAGGAGCTGGACGCGGTCTTGCGCACGGCGCTGGACGCGTAG
- a CDS encoding YncE family protein: MSRLSSVLFAAALAPFVVGGAHAQATPSAPPTQDYLVYTVAESADQLALVRFGPKGIKIERQHKVGMMPTEINGPHGISVSPDGQFYYISIAHGTPYGTFWKFRTSDDEAVGRTTLGLFPATVQTTPDGALAFVVNFNLHGDMVPSSVSVVSTDEMVEIARITTCTMPHGSRINPAGTLQYSGCMMDDMLVEVDTRALEVSRHFLVAKGKEMGMKGPPGAMSHAGHAGMANMSHDSAMAAAPVQCSPTWAQPSANGGKIYVACNKSSEIVEIDAATWTMTRRWDAGDGVYNLAVSPDGKQLVATNKRGKSVSVYDLATAKEIARIPTLKGVVHGVVVSPDNRYAFVTEEGRGSEAGILEVFDLKSFRSVATLELGQQAAGVDFFRVEPAK, from the coding sequence ATGTCCCGACTGTCTTCGGTCCTTTTCGCCGCGGCCCTCGCCCCCTTCGTCGTCGGGGGCGCGCACGCGCAGGCTACTCCGTCCGCCCCTCCCACGCAGGACTACCTGGTATACACGGTGGCCGAGTCGGCCGACCAGTTGGCGCTCGTTCGGTTCGGTCCCAAGGGGATCAAGATCGAGCGGCAGCACAAGGTCGGAATGATGCCGACGGAGATCAACGGGCCGCACGGCATCAGCGTCTCGCCGGACGGGCAGTTCTACTACATCAGCATCGCGCACGGGACGCCGTACGGGACCTTCTGGAAGTTCCGCACGTCCGACGACGAAGCGGTGGGCCGTACGACGCTGGGGCTCTTTCCGGCGACCGTACAGACCACCCCCGACGGGGCGCTCGCCTTCGTGGTGAACTTCAACCTGCACGGCGACATGGTCCCGTCGTCCGTCTCCGTCGTGTCGACCGATGAAATGGTCGAGATCGCGCGGATCACCACCTGCACCATGCCGCACGGGTCGCGCATCAATCCGGCGGGGACGCTCCAGTACTCGGGGTGCATGATGGATGACATGCTCGTCGAGGTCGACACGCGTGCGCTCGAGGTCTCCCGGCACTTCCTCGTCGCCAAGGGGAAGGAGATGGGGATGAAGGGTCCTCCGGGGGCGATGTCGCATGCCGGACACGCCGGAATGGCGAACATGTCGCACGACTCGGCGATGGCGGCGGCTCCGGTGCAGTGTTCCCCGACGTGGGCGCAGCCAAGTGCAAACGGCGGAAAGATTTACGTGGCGTGCAACAAGTCGAGCGAGATTGTGGAGATTGATGCCGCGACCTGGACGATGACGCGCCGGTGGGACGCGGGCGACGGCGTCTACAACCTCGCCGTTTCGCCCGATGGCAAGCAGCTCGTGGCTACCAACAAGCGCGGAAAGTCGGTGTCCGTCTACGACCTGGCGACGGCGAAGGAAATCGCGCGAATCCCCACGCTGAAGGGAGTTGTGCACGGGGTCGTGGTGTCTCCCGACAATCGCTACGCCTTCGTCACGGAGGAGGGGCGGGGTTCGGAGGCCGGCATTCTGGAGGTGTTCGACCTCAAGAGCTTCCGGAGCGTGGCGACACTCGAATTGGGGCAGCAGGCGGCGGGGGTCGACTTCTTCCGCGTGGAGCCAGCGAAGTAG
- a CDS encoding Ig-like domain-containing protein, protein MVAGGTQQLTARLYDKDGKAVTTSTVTWSATPATVGTVSSAGVLTAVAPGTVKVTATSGTLSSTVDILVEANPCTTPIALQAGQVRSFTGGGVVSCITLAASAGSSDYLVIGANTRPVQDDLMQYSVSLQSVAASLSSPVVQAQLDPRLLVQDQEQERIDGTHERLRQYERATVGPVVQAVARTRTSPTPAARANLAVSLAVSAVGDTVNLRVPNLNTGKDICKDFIAIKGVVRASSTRATIVEDVASPSGGFTATDYNAIAQEFDNLIFPTDTSWFGKPTDINSDGRVTILYTPEVNKLTPSGSSGFTAGFFFGSDLIKKSEYPSTNECRNQTNEQEIFYVLAPDPAGTFNNVRSTVTVRQGTRGVIAHEFQHMINQGVRQYNPAVEALETFWLNEALSHLAEEIVGRAIIGVGDFQRLTYSQVNPSPSSANDYNAFFRQNLSRFQRWMVRPDTSAPISVQNRAQLAPRGASWALLRYAIDQYSNGSARAFTKALAAGPQTDVANLLARTSGAQFDQIITGWLVANYADGLNVSGLSPRYGYLSWNIRDAMSGSNSGSFPLLVTPLPGTYTTQSLSSSGNYYRLNRSGSSPQVQIKLQAPGGGNITNEYTTVIVLRVS, encoded by the coding sequence ATGGTGGCCGGGGGAACGCAGCAGCTGACGGCCAGGCTGTACGACAAGGACGGCAAGGCGGTGACCACGTCGACGGTCACGTGGAGCGCGACGCCAGCGACCGTCGGCACCGTGTCGTCCGCCGGCGTCCTGACGGCCGTCGCCCCGGGGACCGTCAAGGTCACGGCGACCTCGGGGACGCTCTCGTCCACCGTCGACATTCTGGTCGAAGCCAACCCCTGCACGACGCCAATCGCGCTCCAGGCGGGGCAGGTGCGCAGCTTCACCGGTGGTGGTGTCGTCTCGTGCATCACGCTCGCGGCCAGCGCCGGGAGCAGCGATTACCTCGTCATTGGCGCCAACACGCGCCCCGTGCAGGACGACCTGATGCAGTACAGCGTGAGCCTGCAGTCGGTGGCGGCCTCGCTCTCCTCTCCGGTGGTACAGGCGCAGCTCGATCCTCGCCTGCTCGTGCAGGATCAGGAGCAGGAGCGCATCGACGGCACGCACGAGCGGCTGCGGCAGTACGAGCGCGCCACGGTGGGGCCGGTGGTGCAGGCGGTGGCGCGCACGCGTACATCGCCGACGCCCGCTGCGCGCGCCAACCTTGCGGTCTCGCTCGCGGTGTCCGCGGTAGGCGATACGGTGAACCTCCGGGTGCCCAACCTCAACACTGGGAAGGACATCTGCAAGGACTTCATCGCCATCAAGGGCGTGGTCCGGGCCAGCTCAACTCGCGCGACGATCGTCGAGGATGTGGCGTCGCCGTCGGGCGGTTTCACCGCCACAGACTACAACGCGATTGCGCAGGAGTTCGACAACCTGATCTTCCCGACCGACACGTCGTGGTTCGGCAAGCCGACCGACATCAACAGCGACGGGCGCGTCACGATCCTCTACACCCCCGAGGTCAACAAGCTCACCCCCTCGGGTTCGTCGGGCTTCACCGCCGGCTTCTTCTTCGGCTCCGACCTCATCAAGAAGTCGGAGTATCCGAGCACGAACGAGTGCCGCAACCAGACCAACGAGCAGGAGATCTTCTACGTCCTCGCCCCTGATCCCGCGGGGACGTTCAACAACGTGCGCTCGACCGTCACCGTGCGTCAGGGGACGCGCGGCGTCATCGCGCACGAGTTCCAGCACATGATCAACCAGGGGGTGCGCCAGTACAATCCGGCGGTCGAGGCCCTCGAGACCTTCTGGTTGAACGAAGCGCTCTCGCACCTCGCCGAGGAGATCGTCGGGCGCGCCATCATCGGCGTGGGCGACTTCCAGCGCCTGACGTACAGCCAGGTGAACCCGTCGCCCAGCTCGGCCAACGATTACAACGCCTTCTTCCGGCAGAACCTCTCGCGCTTCCAGCGCTGGATGGTTCGCCCGGACACGTCGGCGCCGATCAGTGTCCAGAATCGCGCGCAGCTTGCACCTCGCGGGGCCAGCTGGGCGCTGCTGCGCTACGCCATCGACCAGTACAGCAACGGCTCGGCGCGAGCCTTCACCAAGGCGCTGGCCGCCGGCCCGCAGACCGATGTGGCCAACCTGCTGGCCCGCACGTCGGGGGCGCAGTTCGACCAGATCATCACCGGCTGGCTGGTCGCCAACTACGCCGATGGCCTCAACGTCAGCGGCCTGTCGCCGCGATACGGCTACCTGAGCTGGAACATCCGCGACGCGATGTCGGGGTCCAACAGCGGCTCCTTCCCCCTCCTGGTTACCCCGCTCCCCGGGACGTACACCACGCAGTCGCTCTCGAGCTCGGGCAACTACTACCGCCTCAATCGCAGTGGCAGCTCGCCGCAGGTGCAGATCAAGCTGCAGGCGCCAGGCGGGGGCAACATCACCAACGAGTACACCACGGTGATCGTGTTGCGCGTCTCCTGA